The following proteins are co-located in the Billgrantia tianxiuensis genome:
- a CDS encoding SLC13 family permease, translated as MSIDALATLGVIGVVLALLALTRIAADVILMASLATLVVSGILTPGEALAGFGNPGVMTIAVLYVVAAGLKETGAIQWLAHRLLGQPQRLRQAQLRVLLPASGLSAFMNNTTVVAMFIPAIQEWAGRLRLPPSKLLLPLSYAAIIGGTCTLIGTSTNLVVDGLLQSEKGIGLAMFSLAWVGIPVVLIGGTFLYLFADRLLPNRQGVLEQLEQAREYSVEVVVDEKGPLVGKSIADAGLRHLSFGYLADIERHGRLLTAVPPSTELQAGDILIFIGAPECARELRRIHGLKPASGDVHKLDIAHHQRCLVEAVIGPDFGGLNQTVRESRFRSRYQAVILSISRHGKRLPGKLGDLRLQVGDTLLIETAQDFVDQYRYRKDFLLVSALNDSTPPDFRKAPVAMGILAAMVVASATGLLSILEAALLAGGGMLVSRCVPASKARRYVDLSVLVVIAASFALGAAMTKTGAAAQIAQWLLLIDGLAPWAALALVYLMTVLFTELITNNAAAVLMFPIAVAVAEQLGVSFMPFVIAIMFAASASFMTPLGYQTNLMVLGPGGYRFIDYLRLGAPLSLIVGVTAVALIPLVWSF; from the coding sequence ATGTCGATTGATGCGTTAGCCACGTTGGGCGTCATTGGGGTGGTGCTGGCATTGCTGGCTCTTACTAGAATTGCTGCCGATGTCATTCTCATGGCATCGCTAGCCACTCTGGTCGTTTCAGGCATCCTGACCCCCGGCGAGGCCCTGGCCGGGTTCGGCAATCCTGGCGTCATGACCATCGCGGTGCTTTATGTCGTGGCCGCCGGGCTGAAGGAAACCGGCGCCATCCAGTGGCTGGCGCACCGCTTGCTGGGTCAGCCACAGCGCCTGCGGCAAGCGCAACTGCGCGTTTTGCTACCGGCATCGGGTTTGAGCGCCTTCATGAACAACACCACCGTGGTGGCCATGTTCATCCCTGCCATTCAGGAGTGGGCGGGGCGCCTGCGGCTGCCACCCTCCAAGCTGCTGCTGCCGCTCAGCTATGCCGCCATCATCGGTGGCACCTGTACCTTGATCGGCACCAGTACCAATCTGGTCGTGGATGGCCTGCTGCAAAGCGAGAAGGGAATCGGGCTTGCCATGTTTTCGCTCGCCTGGGTCGGCATCCCTGTCGTACTGATAGGCGGCACTTTTCTTTACCTTTTCGCCGATCGCCTGCTACCGAACCGGCAGGGCGTGTTGGAGCAGCTCGAGCAGGCGCGCGAATACTCGGTAGAAGTGGTGGTAGACGAGAAAGGGCCGCTGGTCGGCAAAAGCATCGCCGATGCGGGGCTGCGTCACCTCAGCTTCGGCTACCTGGCCGACATCGAACGGCATGGCCGTCTGCTTACCGCCGTGCCGCCGAGTACCGAACTGCAGGCAGGCGACATCCTCATTTTCATCGGTGCGCCCGAGTGCGCCCGTGAGCTGCGCCGCATCCACGGCTTGAAACCGGCCAGTGGCGACGTTCACAAGCTGGATATTGCCCACCATCAGCGCTGCCTGGTGGAAGCCGTGATCGGGCCGGACTTCGGCGGGCTCAATCAAACGGTACGCGAATCGCGCTTCCGCTCGCGCTACCAGGCCGTGATTCTGTCGATTTCCCGCCATGGCAAGCGATTGCCAGGCAAGCTAGGCGATTTGCGCCTGCAAGTGGGCGATACGCTGCTGATCGAAACCGCCCAGGACTTCGTCGATCAGTACCGCTACCGCAAGGACTTCCTGCTGGTCAGCGCACTGAACGACTCCACGCCGCCGGATTTTCGCAAGGCTCCGGTGGCGATGGGCATTCTCGCGGCCATGGTAGTGGCCAGTGCCACGGGGCTTTTGAGCATTCTCGAAGCAGCGCTGCTGGCCGGCGGCGGCATGCTGGTCTCACGCTGCGTGCCGGCAAGCAAGGCCAGGCGCTATGTGGACCTCTCCGTACTGGTGGTGATAGCGGCTTCGTTCGCGCTGGGCGCGGCCATGACGAAAACCGGCGCCGCCGCCCAGATCGCCCAGTGGCTGCTGCTGATAGACGGCCTGGCACCATGGGCTGCACTGGCGCTCGTCTACCTCATGACGGTGCTATTCACCGAACTGATCACCAACAATGCGGCCGCAGTGCTGATGTTTCCCATCGCCGTGGCCGTGGCCGAGCAGTTGGGCGTGAGTTTCATGCCCTTCGTCATTGCCATCATGTTTGCCGCCTCGGCCAGCTTCATGACGCCACTGGGCTACCAGACCAATCTCATGGTGCTAGGCCCCGGTGGCTATCGCTTCATTGATTATCTGCGCCTCGGTGCACCGTTGAGCTTGATCGTAGGCGTTACCGCCGTGGCGTTGATACCGTTGGTTTGGTCGTTTTGA